In a single window of the Rhizobium tropici CIAT 899 genome:
- a CDS encoding cytochrome P460 family protein, whose protein sequence is MKLAFLGAFAVSSLAVGIAASQSAGSATPPENASPIYGVTIPEGYRDWRFIAPAQEAPPLDELRAVLGNDIAVDAYKKGTLPFPDGSILVKLAYKRKQSTEFAPATVPGAPTTVQVMVKDSKKYPDSHGWGFGRFVDGKPVDVAQHETCLSCHVGNVRDHDYVFTRYAP, encoded by the coding sequence ATGAAACTCGCATTCCTTGGCGCATTTGCCGTCTCAAGCCTTGCCGTCGGCATCGCCGCGTCTCAATCGGCAGGTTCTGCAACGCCGCCGGAAAATGCATCGCCGATCTACGGCGTGACCATACCGGAAGGCTATCGGGACTGGAGATTCATTGCGCCGGCGCAGGAGGCTCCGCCGCTCGACGAGCTTCGCGCCGTGCTCGGCAACGATATCGCCGTCGACGCCTATAAGAAGGGCACCCTGCCTTTTCCCGATGGCTCGATCCTCGTCAAATTGGCCTACAAACGCAAGCAATCGACGGAGTTCGCGCCGGCAACGGTGCCGGGAGCGCCGACCACGGTGCAGGTCATGGTGAAGGATTCCAAGAAATATCCCGATAGTCACGGCTGGGGCTTCGGGCGGTTCGTTGACGGCAAGCCGGTCGACGTTGCGCAACATGAAACCTGTCTCAGCTGCCATGTCGGCAACGTCAGGGATCACGATTACGTCTTTACGCGCTATGCGCCGTAA
- a CDS encoding class GN sortase, whose product MIAATRLQTMGSAPARSLLTFAAGILIAAGLFLAAQGGWIYAKAALAQVLLERAFADSVISGAPVKPWSWADTWPVARIEVPRLGVSAIALKGASGQALAFGPGHLDNTPQAGEEGTAVYAAHRDTHFTFLKDIHVNDRIRITRRDGRTFIFRVSRMAVARWDEAEIDPDARGVHLVLATCFPFDAVTSGPLRYLVYADLEETMAK is encoded by the coding sequence ATGATCGCCGCCACTCGCCTCCAAACCATGGGGAGCGCGCCAGCGCGCTCCCTTCTGACTTTTGCGGCCGGCATTCTCATCGCCGCCGGTCTCTTCCTCGCCGCACAAGGAGGATGGATCTACGCCAAGGCGGCTTTGGCGCAAGTCCTGCTGGAACGTGCCTTTGCCGACAGCGTGATATCAGGCGCACCGGTCAAGCCATGGAGCTGGGCCGACACATGGCCGGTGGCGCGTATTGAAGTTCCACGCCTTGGCGTTTCCGCTATCGCTCTGAAGGGTGCAAGCGGCCAGGCGCTTGCCTTCGGCCCCGGCCATCTCGACAACACCCCGCAGGCAGGCGAAGAGGGTACAGCGGTCTATGCGGCACACCGGGATACCCATTTTACTTTCCTGAAAGATATTCATGTGAACGACCGTATCCGCATCACACGTCGCGACGGCCGGACTTTCATTTTCCGCGTGAGCCGCATGGCCGTTGCCCGCTGGGACGAGGCTGAAATCGACCCCGATGCGCGCGGCGTCCATCTCGTGCTGGCGACATGCTTTCCCTTCGACGCCGTTACCTCTGGGCCGCTTCGCTATCTGGTCTATGCCGATCTCGAAGAAACG
- a CDS encoding 2OG-Fe(II) oxygenase — protein MNTSISTSAPAFTENSIEARIDAYDWPSLARELDGFGCAVLPKLLAPDECAAVSGLYCEERHFRSHIIMARHGFGRGEYRYFNYPLPGLLGGLRTALYPHLADIANRWNERMGIEERYPDEHAAFLKQCHEAGQRRSTPLLLQYVSGDYNCLHQDLYGELAFPIQVAILLSEPSRDFIGGEFVLTEQRPRMQSRVEVVPLRQGDAVAFAVHNRPVRGTKGSYRVNLRHGVSRVRSGMRHTVGIIFHDAR, from the coding sequence ATGAACACATCGATCTCCACTTCCGCACCGGCTTTCACGGAAAACTCTATAGAGGCTCGGATCGACGCCTATGATTGGCCGTCGCTCGCAAGAGAGCTTGACGGCTTCGGCTGCGCCGTCCTTCCGAAGCTTCTGGCACCCGATGAATGCGCTGCGGTCTCCGGGCTCTACTGCGAGGAACGTCATTTCCGCAGCCACATCATCATGGCACGCCACGGTTTTGGAAGAGGCGAATATCGCTATTTCAACTATCCGCTGCCGGGACTTCTCGGTGGATTGCGCACCGCGCTCTATCCTCATCTCGCCGATATCGCAAACCGGTGGAATGAACGCATGGGCATCGAGGAACGCTATCCCGATGAGCATGCCGCCTTCCTCAAGCAATGCCACGAGGCCGGTCAGAGGCGCTCGACGCCGCTGCTGCTGCAATATGTGTCGGGAGACTACAATTGCCTGCATCAGGACCTCTACGGCGAACTCGCCTTTCCGATCCAGGTGGCCATTCTGCTGTCCGAGCCTAGCCGGGATTTTATCGGCGGCGAGTTTGTCCTGACCGAGCAGCGGCCGCGCATGCAAAGCCGCGTGGAAGTCGTGCCGCTTCGACAGGGCGATGCCGTCGCCTTTGCGGTCCACAATCGGCCCGTGCGCGGAACGAAGGGAAGCTACCGCGTCAATCTCAGACACGGGGTAAGCCGCGTCCGCTCAGGCATGCGCCACACTGTCGGCATCATCTTTCACGACGCCCGCTAA
- a CDS encoding marine proteobacterial sortase target protein, whose protein sequence is MSASPNFSRYQKRQNFLIRFGLLLWFSNAILLPVLAVIFALLHPLESHAQPAAFVTPNEMGTGSLLLQTKDEGKYIEAPRLATDVDLDVNGPTARAVLTQAFENTTDKWVEALYVFPLPEDSAVYSLKMIVGNRVVVADIKEKQAARAIYEKARREGKKASLVEQQRPNIFTNTVANIGPHEKIVVQIEYQQSVRLADGRFSLRVPLVVAPRHNPQDASPITQQADLKAGWGHFKQSSSREVSNQPISTPLMVPGGDRANPVTLKVNLNAGFPLDDVKSLYHAVKIDKVNDAGRRITLDGDATADRDFVLEWSAIASNMPSVGLFREHVGKDDYMLAYVMPPAVATPQKAGREVVFVIDNSGSMGGTSIEQARASLDYALSRLEPNDRFNVIRFDNTMTKFFPDSVMATAENIASARRFVTGLEAAGGTEMLPPLQAALDDSHQANGLRQVVFLTDGEVSNEQQLLDAIAKSRGRSRIFMVGIGSAPNTYLMSRAAELARGSFTHIGSVAEVNERMRALFDKLENPAVTDVAAAFSEKNVSLSPNLLPDIYHGEPLVLAARMGKAAGTLTVSGKIGDRPWTISLPLDQASNAKGISKIWARRQIDDAEVNLTLGKITQADADKRILQLALDHHLVTRLTSLVAVDTKRLRPTNAPLTQADIPLQLPAGWDYNKLLGIDATRDAKADTRHLQAADKSRGVDDDAELEPISAPAQASVPLPQTATPGMLLILQGLLALLCGASLLFLASRRSRA, encoded by the coding sequence ATGTCAGCCTCGCCAAACTTCTCGCGCTACCAGAAGCGGCAAAACTTCCTCATCCGATTCGGCTTGTTGCTCTGGTTCAGCAATGCCATTCTGCTGCCGGTGCTTGCCGTCATTTTCGCACTGCTGCATCCCCTGGAATCGCACGCGCAACCGGCAGCCTTCGTCACGCCGAACGAAATGGGCACCGGCAGCCTTCTTCTTCAGACCAAGGACGAAGGAAAATATATCGAGGCGCCCCGCCTTGCGACCGATGTCGATCTCGACGTCAATGGGCCTACGGCACGCGCAGTCCTGACGCAAGCCTTCGAGAACACGACCGACAAGTGGGTCGAAGCCCTCTACGTATTTCCTCTTCCGGAAGACAGCGCCGTCTATTCCCTGAAGATGATCGTCGGCAACCGGGTCGTTGTCGCTGATATCAAGGAGAAGCAGGCAGCGCGCGCCATATACGAGAAAGCGCGCAGGGAAGGAAAGAAGGCCTCCCTCGTCGAACAGCAGCGCCCGAACATCTTCACCAATACGGTCGCAAACATTGGCCCGCATGAAAAGATCGTCGTTCAGATCGAATATCAGCAGTCGGTCCGCCTGGCGGACGGCCGCTTCTCCCTGCGGGTGCCGCTGGTCGTCGCGCCGCGCCACAACCCGCAGGACGCATCGCCCATCACCCAGCAAGCCGATCTTAAGGCTGGCTGGGGTCATTTCAAACAGAGCTCATCGCGTGAGGTCAGCAACCAGCCCATCTCGACGCCCCTGATGGTACCCGGCGGCGACCGCGCCAACCCTGTCACCCTCAAGGTCAATCTCAATGCCGGCTTTCCGCTCGATGACGTCAAAAGCCTCTATCACGCGGTCAAGATCGACAAAGTCAACGACGCCGGGCGCCGGATCACCCTCGACGGCGATGCGACAGCAGACCGCGACTTCGTGCTCGAATGGAGCGCCATCGCAAGCAATATGCCGAGCGTCGGTCTCTTCCGCGAGCATGTCGGTAAGGATGACTATATGCTTGCCTATGTGATGCCGCCGGCGGTGGCGACGCCGCAGAAGGCTGGTCGCGAAGTCGTCTTCGTCATTGACAATTCCGGGTCGATGGGCGGCACGTCGATCGAACAGGCAAGGGCGAGCCTCGATTACGCCCTGTCCCGGCTCGAGCCGAACGATCGCTTCAACGTCATCCGCTTCGACAACACGATGACCAAATTCTTTCCCGATTCGGTCATGGCTACGGCCGAGAATATCGCCTCGGCCCGCCGCTTCGTCACCGGCCTGGAAGCTGCCGGCGGAACGGAAATGCTGCCGCCGCTTCAAGCAGCACTCGACGACAGCCACCAGGCCAACGGATTGCGTCAGGTCGTGTTCCTGACCGACGGCGAAGTCAGCAACGAGCAGCAGCTTCTCGATGCGATCGCAAAGTCGCGTGGACGCTCCCGCATCTTCATGGTCGGCATCGGCTCGGCGCCGAACACGTACCTGATGAGCCGCGCCGCCGAACTTGCCCGTGGCAGCTTCACCCACATCGGTTCGGTCGCCGAGGTGAACGAGCGCATGCGCGCCCTCTTCGACAAGCTGGAAAATCCGGCCGTCACCGATGTCGCCGCTGCCTTTTCGGAGAAGAATGTCAGCCTGTCACCGAACCTCCTGCCCGACATCTACCATGGCGAACCGCTCGTTCTGGCGGCCCGGATGGGAAAAGCAGCCGGAACCCTGACCGTCAGCGGCAAGATCGGTGACCGTCCGTGGACGATTTCCCTGCCGCTGGATCAGGCAAGCAATGCCAAGGGTATCTCCAAGATCTGGGCACGGCGCCAGATCGACGATGCCGAGGTCAATCTCACGCTCGGCAAGATCACACAGGCCGATGCCGACAAGCGTATCCTGCAATTGGCTCTCGACCATCATCTGGTCACGCGTCTGACCAGTCTCGTCGCCGTCGATACCAAGCGTCTGCGGCCGACAAACGCGCCGCTGACACAGGCCGACATTCCATTGCAGCTTCCCGCGGGCTGGGATTACAACAAGCTCCTCGGCATCGATGCAACGCGGGATGCGAAAGCCGACACCAGGCATCTGCAGGCGGCCGACAAGTCGCGGGGTGTCGATGACGATGCTGAGCTCGAGCCAATCTCCGCACCGGCTCAGGCCAGCGTTCCGCTGCCGCAGACGGCAACACCGGGAATGCTTCTCATTCTCCAGGGATTGCTTGCTCTTCTGTGTGGGGCTTCGCTGCTGTTCCTGGCATCGCGAAGGAGCCGGGCATGA
- a CDS encoding epoxide hydrolase family protein — translation MSPLSFSMNRRAFVTAAAVAGAASLLKPALSFAASDALPDGVKPFKVHIPDSAIAELKQRLATARWPLKENVADDSQGVQLERLRDLVGYWADGYDWRKVEQKLNSLPMFMTEIDGLDIHFIHVRSPHENAMPLIMTHGWPGSVLEMLKVIDPLTNPTAHGGKAEDAFHLVVPSIPGFGFSGKPSVRGWGSDHIGRAWGTLMNRLGYEKFVSQGGDCGSVISERMAHQKVPGLLGIHLNMPAIVPKEIVPILAAGAPAPAGLTADERACFDKLAIFYRDSAAYAQMMVTRPQTIGYSLVDSPIGMAAWMYDKFAEWTYSNKQPEKVLTRDEMLDDISLYWFTETGTSAAQIYWEDHTNNFNALERIPSVPVAVSVFPGEIYQAPKSWTERAFGNLIYFNKTENGGHFAAWEQPAIFTNEVRAAFRSLR, via the coding sequence ATGTCGCCCTTATCCTTCTCAATGAATAGACGTGCCTTTGTGACTGCAGCCGCTGTCGCTGGAGCGGCCTCGCTCCTGAAGCCTGCCCTGTCCTTTGCCGCATCGGACGCCTTGCCCGACGGTGTAAAGCCGTTCAAGGTCCATATTCCCGACAGCGCGATTGCCGAGTTGAAGCAGAGGCTTGCGACGGCACGCTGGCCGCTCAAGGAAAATGTCGCTGACGACTCCCAGGGCGTGCAACTCGAACGCCTGCGCGATCTCGTTGGATATTGGGCCGACGGCTATGATTGGCGAAAGGTGGAACAGAAGCTCAATTCTCTGCCGATGTTCATGACCGAAATCGATGGGTTGGATATTCACTTCATTCACGTGCGCTCCCCACACGAAAACGCAATGCCGCTGATCATGACCCACGGTTGGCCGGGCTCGGTTCTGGAAATGCTCAAGGTCATCGATCCCTTGACAAACCCAACCGCCCATGGCGGCAAGGCCGAAGACGCCTTTCATCTCGTAGTGCCATCGATTCCCGGTTTCGGTTTTTCCGGCAAACCCAGCGTCCGTGGATGGGGCTCCGATCACATCGGCCGTGCCTGGGGCACGTTGATGAATCGGCTCGGATATGAGAAGTTCGTCTCGCAAGGCGGTGATTGCGGCTCGGTCATCTCCGAGCGCATGGCGCATCAAAAGGTGCCGGGATTGCTGGGCATTCATCTCAACATGCCTGCGATCGTTCCAAAAGAAATCGTGCCGATCTTGGCTGCAGGTGCCCCGGCGCCCGCAGGTCTCACTGCGGACGAACGCGCTTGCTTCGACAAGCTCGCGATTTTCTACCGGGACAGCGCTGCCTACGCGCAAATGATGGTTACGCGTCCGCAGACGATCGGTTACTCGCTCGTCGATTCACCGATCGGAATGGCCGCGTGGATGTACGACAAGTTCGCCGAGTGGACCTATAGCAACAAGCAGCCGGAAAAGGTTCTCACTCGCGACGAGATGTTGGATGACATTTCTCTCTATTGGTTCACGGAGACGGGTACCTCGGCGGCCCAGATCTATTGGGAAGACCATACCAACAATTTCAACGCTCTTGAAAGGATCCCTTCCGTGCCGGTCGCGGTTAGTGTTTTTCCGGGAGAAATCTATCAAGCACCCAAGTCGTGGACGGAGCGTGCCTTCGGCAATCTGATCTACTTCAACAAGACCGAGAATGGCGGCCACTTTGCCGCCTGGGAACAGCCGGCGATTTTCACCAACGAGGTCAGGGCGGCATTCCGCTCGCTGCGATAA
- a CDS encoding MFS transporter gives MRLEPQQRIYVCFFLFAVSMGAMLSRLPDLQDALQIDKSELGLTLIGAAIGALISLTFASPIVARLGARKTAFITVLGTSASLALVPWMGVAPLVFAILLCEGLLAGALEINLNVEIDRIEAQLGRGVMNRAHGFWSLGFFVTALVSSAIRQAGISMQLHLALTFTFVLIVGSLVIAGMRNAPARPMQDHPEAGHIALPTFGLLPLCVIGIAAFLVEGAGIDWSAIYMRDVFHVEPFVGGLGLTLFTFFMALARLFADRFVDHFGSRTVALSLLLLSTAGLCSVWVAPHPNVALLGFALMGAGCSAVYPLAVSAAAQRTDRPAHVNVAALGQMSFVVFFLAPPLLGFVAEHAGIRTAYLVCIPVILAALMGIGSLSARRSAFA, from the coding sequence ATGCGTCTTGAACCGCAGCAGCGAATTTACGTCTGCTTTTTCCTCTTTGCGGTCTCGATGGGCGCAATGCTTTCGCGCCTTCCCGATCTGCAGGACGCCTTGCAGATCGACAAATCCGAGCTCGGCTTGACACTGATCGGCGCCGCTATCGGGGCGCTGATATCGCTCACCTTCGCCTCTCCGATCGTCGCACGTCTCGGCGCGCGCAAGACGGCATTCATCACCGTGCTCGGAACCTCCGCATCCCTGGCGCTCGTGCCCTGGATGGGCGTTGCTCCGCTTGTCTTTGCCATCCTGCTTTGCGAGGGACTGCTCGCCGGAGCGCTCGAAATCAATCTCAATGTCGAGATCGATCGCATCGAGGCGCAGCTTGGCCGGGGCGTGATGAACCGCGCCCATGGCTTCTGGAGCCTCGGCTTTTTCGTCACCGCCCTCGTATCATCGGCAATACGCCAGGCCGGCATTTCGATGCAGTTGCACCTTGCCCTGACATTCACCTTCGTCCTGATCGTGGGTTCGCTTGTCATTGCCGGCATGCGCAATGCCCCGGCCCGCCCGATGCAGGATCACCCGGAGGCCGGGCATATCGCGCTGCCGACGTTCGGCCTTCTGCCTCTCTGCGTGATCGGCATTGCCGCCTTCCTGGTCGAGGGCGCGGGCATCGACTGGTCGGCGATCTATATGCGCGACGTCTTTCATGTCGAGCCGTTCGTCGGCGGCCTCGGGCTGACGCTCTTTACCTTCTTCATGGCGCTGGCAAGGCTGTTTGCGGACCGGTTCGTCGATCACTTCGGCTCCCGCACGGTTGCACTCTCGCTGCTGCTTCTTTCAACTGCCGGTCTCTGCTCCGTCTGGGTCGCACCTCACCCCAATGTGGCGCTGCTCGGCTTTGCCCTCATGGGCGCCGGTTGCAGCGCTGTTTATCCGCTGGCGGTTTCGGCGGCCGCCCAGCGCACCGATCGTCCGGCCCATGTCAATGTTGCAGCACTTGGACAAATGTCCTTCGTCGTCTTCTTCCTGGCTCCGCCACTGCTTGGATTCGTTGCTGAGCATGCCGGTATCCGTACCGCCTACCTCGTATGCATCCCGGTCATCCTCGCCGCCCTGATGGGCATTGGGTCGCTCTCCGCACGCCGCAGCGCTTTTGCGTAA
- a CDS encoding helix-turn-helix domain-containing protein yields the protein MVQGDPYLSDSQNSAVAARVREEIARRRISRQRLANDARISLSTLEKALSGHRPFTLATLIRLEQAMGVVLREPAGTQATVVNDKPGHAPEELGAYSRASVSWLEGTYLTLRPSFGDAKAIFAYCTEIAWDGERTCLSFRERERSDASFSQQGSVSVPHLSGHIYLVTNSSGQYRMAILSRPSITGEMFGLLTTLRAGQGSHLTPVSTPLALLPMSAFAQPSLGRVLAGDHNHEAYSAIMHRITGENYAGFVG from the coding sequence ATGGTCCAGGGCGACCCCTATTTGTCCGACAGCCAGAACAGCGCCGTGGCAGCGCGAGTTCGCGAGGAGATCGCCAGACGGCGCATTTCCCGGCAACGCCTTGCCAATGATGCCCGCATCAGCCTTTCGACCTTGGAGAAGGCCCTTTCCGGCCACCGGCCCTTCACGCTCGCGACCCTCATTCGGCTGGAGCAGGCGATGGGTGTCGTCCTGCGGGAGCCGGCTGGAACGCAAGCGACCGTTGTCAATGACAAGCCCGGCCATGCCCCCGAGGAGCTTGGTGCCTATTCCCGCGCCTCGGTTTCCTGGTTGGAGGGCACTTACCTGACGCTTCGTCCGTCCTTCGGTGATGCGAAGGCGATTTTTGCCTATTGCACCGAGATCGCCTGGGATGGAGAACGGACCTGCCTGAGCTTCCGGGAGCGCGAGCGCAGCGATGCCTCGTTTTCACAGCAGGGTTCGGTGTCGGTGCCGCACCTGTCGGGGCATATTTACCTGGTGACGAATTCGTCCGGGCAGTATCGCATGGCGATATTGTCGAGGCCCAGTATTACCGGCGAGATGTTCGGCTTGCTGACGACATTGCGCGCCGGGCAGGGTTCGCACCTCACACCTGTCTCGACGCCGCTCGCCCTCCTGCCTATGTCGGCTTTCGCGCAGCCGTCGCTCGGGCGCGTCTTGGCGGGCGATCACAATCACGAGGCATACTCGGCCATCATGCACAGAATTACCGGAGAAAATTACGCCGGCTTCGTCGGGTAA